In a single window of the Zea mays cultivar B73 chromosome 5, Zm-B73-REFERENCE-NAM-5.0, whole genome shotgun sequence genome:
- the LOC100275775 gene encoding uncharacterized protein LOC100275775, with protein MADVSPLLPPGKPPATTARFARCASSANDELRSFRACLAWLCVDHYSSPRVAAVGSWAVFLLLAVAAPAAVRLLGTAPPRPFDGQVQVSLTLAASLAYVCLRALLHRAGGLRRLLHLDSLRRDSEDVQAGYAAQLARSFRVLACFVLPCALAEAAYKAYWYRAAAAAYGSPWWWAAAACAVEVASWVYRVALFFMVCVLFRVICYLQILRMVGFAREFGRFADVATVLQHHRRIREQLRKISHRYRKFIVCSLVLVSASQFAALLATTRPHAIVNLATAGELALCSVSLVAGLLMCLYSAAKITHKTQAMTSVAAAWHADATVHAFDNDQENPDPDLPPTAGYLAPANAYRVAAGDESGSGGDDDDDSRSECSSLDDPKYVPFQANNISFQKRQALVTYLENNRAGITVYGFVVDRAWLHALFMIEFSLVMWLLGKTVGIS; from the exons ATGGCGGACGTGTCGCCGCTACTGCCGCCGGGGAAGCCACCGGCCACCACGGCGCGGTTCGCGCGGTGCGCGTCGAGCGCGAACGACGAGCTCCGCAGCTTCCGCGCCTGCCTGGCCTGGCTCTGCGTGGACCACTACTCCTCCCCGCGCGTGGCGGCCGTGGGCTCCTGGGCGGTCTTCCTCCTCCTCGCCGTCGCCGCGCCCGCGGCCGTCCGCCTCCTGGGCACCGCTCCGCCGCGGCCCTTCGACGGGCAGGTCCAGGTCTCGCTCACCCTGGCCGCGTCGCTCGCCTACGTCTGCCTCCGCGCGCTCCTCCACCGCGCGGGGGGCCTCCGCCGCCTGCTCCACCTCGACAGCCTCCGCCGCGACTCCGAGGACGTGCAGGCGGGCTACGCCGCGCAGCTCGCGCGCTCCTTCCGCGTCCTCGCCTGCTTCGTGCTCCCCTGCGCCCTCGCCGAGGCCGCGTACAAGGCCTACTGgtaccgcgccgccgccgccgcgtacGGCTCCCCGTGGTGGTGGGCCGCCGCGGCCTGCGCCGTCGAGGTCGCCTCCTGGGTGTACCGCGTCGCGCTCTTCTTCATGGTCTGCGTCCTCTTCCGGGTCATCTGCTACCTGCAGATCCTGCGGATGGTCGGGTTCGCGCGCGAGTTCGGCAGGTTCGCCGACGTCGCCACCGTGCTGCAGCACCACCGCCGGATCAGGGAGCAGCTCAGGAAGATCAGTCACCGGTACCGCAAGTTCATAGTCTGCAGCCTCGTGCTCGTCTCCGCCAGCCAGTTCGCCGCGCTACTCGCCACCACCAGGCCGCACGCCATCGTCAATCTCGCCACCGCAGGCGAGCTCGCG TtgtgctcggtcagccttgtggcGGGTCTGCTGATGTGCCTGTACAGCGCGGCGAAGATCACGCACAAGACGCAGGCGATGACGAGCGTGGCGGCGGCGTGGCACGCGGACGCCACGGTGCACGCCTTCGACAACGACCAGGAGAACCCGGACCCGGACCTGCCGCCCACCGCGGGCTACCTGGCGCCCGCCAACGCCTACCGCGTGGCCGCCGGCGACGAGTCCggcagcggcggcgacgacgacgacgacagccGGAGCGAGTGCTCCTCGCTCGACGACCCAAAGTACGTGCCGTTCCAGGCCAACAACATCAGCTTCCAGAAGAGGCAGGCGCTGG TGACGTACCTGGAGAACAACCGGGCGGGGATCACGGTGTACGGCTTCGTGGTGGACCGGGCGTGGCTGCACGCGCTCTTCATGATCGAGTTCTCGCTCGTCATGTGGCTGCTCGGGAAGACCGTCGGCATCTCCTGA